From the genome of Bordetella sp. H567, one region includes:
- a CDS encoding LysR family transcriptional regulator, whose amino-acid sequence MIRLDDLTLFVRAAALGSFSHAAREVDLLPGQVSAAIKRLEAELGIRLFARSTRSLRLTAEGEQYLPYAIGALDTLREGGERLQPCDTALRGTLLIAAPSDIGRNVILPWLTGFRQQHPALVLRLYLSDQVADVFRDPVDVALRYGRVGDASFVALPLAPHNRRVLVAAPDYLARHGRPQSVEDLAAHACLVYMLHGRPYDKWRFGDGDGRCTVAVSGPLLCDDGDAVHRWAVAGQGIAYKSWLDVAADVRAGRLEVILPQVPGEHAPFNLICPHRKQFSSAVRLLHAGLLAVCEPLVDGMPLTAAP is encoded by the coding sequence ATGATCCGCCTGGACGACCTGACCCTCTTCGTACGCGCCGCGGCGCTGGGCAGTTTTTCGCACGCGGCACGCGAAGTCGACCTGCTGCCCGGCCAGGTCAGCGCGGCCATCAAGCGGCTGGAAGCGGAACTGGGCATACGCCTGTTCGCGCGCTCCACGCGCAGCCTGCGCCTGACGGCGGAAGGCGAGCAATACCTGCCCTACGCGATCGGCGCGCTGGACACGCTGCGCGAAGGCGGCGAGCGCCTGCAGCCCTGCGATACCGCGCTGCGTGGCACGCTGCTGATCGCCGCGCCCTCGGACATCGGGCGCAACGTGATCCTGCCCTGGCTGACAGGCTTTCGCCAGCAGCACCCCGCCCTGGTGCTGCGGCTGTACCTGTCCGACCAGGTCGCGGATGTCTTTCGCGATCCGGTGGACGTGGCGCTGCGCTACGGCCGCGTCGGCGATGCCAGCTTCGTCGCCCTGCCGCTGGCCCCGCACAATCGCCGCGTCCTGGTGGCCGCCCCGGACTACCTGGCCCGCCATGGCCGCCCGCAAAGCGTGGAGGACCTGGCCGCGCATGCCTGCCTGGTCTACATGCTCCATGGCCGCCCGTACGACAAATGGCGCTTCGGCGATGGCGACGGCCGGTGCACGGTGGCGGTATCCGGTCCCTTGCTGTGCGATGACGGCGATGCGGTTCATCGCTGGGCGGTGGCCGGCCAGGGCATCGCCTACAAGTCCTGGCTGGACGTCGCGGCGGACGTGCGCGCGGGCCGGCTGGAAGTGATCCTGCCGCAGGTGCCCGGAGAACACGCGCCCTTCAACCTGATCTGCCCGCATCGCAAGCAGTTCTCGTCCGCCGTTCGCCTGCTGCACGCAGGGCTGCTGGCGGTGTGCGAACCGCTGGTCGACGGCATGCCGCTTACCGCAGCGCCTTGA